One Spirochaeta africana DSM 8902 genomic window carries:
- a CDS encoding sigma-54-dependent transcriptional regulator codes for MARFLVIDDEQGIREVLSDILRDEGHEVLAAEDGIVGLRMLKTEPIDVVFLDVWLPNKGGIEVLQEIKQEYPEIEVIVISGHGNIDMAVRAVKMGAFDFLEKPLGLDRVLTVAGNAYKFEQLRRENTQLKLQGGHQEILGNSPGIAQVRHIIEQAAGTDSRILITGENGTGKELVAREIHQRSRRARRPFIEVNCAAIPDSLIESELFGHEKGAFTSAVGKRRGRFELADGGTLFLDEVADMSMSAQAKVLRAVQEFRFERVGGEESITADVRVIAATNKDIRAEIEAGNFREDLFFRLNVVPIHVPPLRERQDDIELLTDHFLDMFSSQHARPRPRISRPGMQRMREYHWPGNIRELKNMLERITIMAEDVDVGVAEVEASMGSGEDPVEDLLARFEGMTLGEAREQFERELIEKKLQQHDNNISQTAQALGVYPSNLHGKIRKLRIHVGK; via the coding sequence ATGGCACGATTCCTGGTAATCGACGATGAACAGGGCATCCGCGAGGTTCTTTCCGATATTCTGCGTGATGAGGGGCATGAGGTGCTGGCTGCCGAGGACGGTATCGTGGGCTTGCGGATGCTGAAGACCGAGCCGATTGATGTTGTTTTCCTGGATGTCTGGCTGCCGAACAAGGGCGGGATAGAGGTGTTGCAGGAGATCAAGCAGGAGTATCCCGAGATTGAGGTTATCGTGATATCGGGGCACGGCAATATCGACATGGCGGTGCGGGCAGTCAAGATGGGTGCTTTTGATTTTCTGGAGAAGCCGCTAGGCCTGGATCGGGTGCTGACGGTAGCCGGGAATGCCTACAAGTTCGAGCAGCTGCGACGGGAAAATACCCAGCTCAAGCTGCAGGGCGGACATCAGGAGATCCTGGGTAACAGCCCCGGTATCGCGCAGGTGCGTCACATCATAGAACAGGCCGCCGGCACCGACAGCCGAATCCTGATTACCGGCGAAAACGGCACCGGCAAGGAGCTGGTGGCACGGGAGATACATCAGCGCAGCCGCCGTGCACGGCGGCCGTTTATCGAGGTGAACTGTGCTGCCATCCCGGACAGCCTTATCGAAAGCGAGCTGTTTGGCCATGAAAAGGGAGCCTTTACCAGTGCGGTCGGCAAGCGTCGCGGGCGTTTTGAGCTGGCCGACGGCGGTACCCTCTTTCTGGACGAGGTTGCTGACATGTCAATGAGTGCCCAGGCCAAGGTTCTGCGGGCGGTTCAGGAGTTCCGCTTCGAGCGGGTCGGGGGTGAGGAATCGATTACTGCCGATGTCCGGGTTATCGCCGCAACCAACAAGGATATCCGCGCCGAGATCGAGGCCGGCAATTTCCGGGAAGACCTGTTTTTTCGCCTGAATGTGGTCCCGATTCATGTTCCGCCGCTGCGTGAGCGCCAGGATGATATCGAGCTGCTGACTGATCATTTTCTCGATATGTTCTCTTCCCAGCACGCCCGGCCGAGACCCCGGATATCCAGACCGGGCATGCAGCGGATGCGCGAGTATCACTGGCCGGGAAACATCCGCGAATTGAAAAATATGCTGGAGCGTATTACTATAATGGCAGAGGATGTTGATGTCGGGGTCGCCGAGGTCGAGGCCTCAATGGGCTCCGGCGAAGACCCGGTGGAGGATCTGCTTGCGCGTTTCGAGGGTATGACCCTTGGAGAGGCGCGGGAGCAGTTTGAGCGTGAACTGATCGAGAAGAAGTTGCAGCAGCACGATAACAACATTTCGCAGACGGCGCAGGCGCTTGGGGTGTATCCAAGCAATCTGCACGGGAAAATTCGCAAA
- a CDS encoding sensor histidine kinase — protein sequence MRARRTTGASMTGIASLILMYVAATAMVVALARRILIDVTFLGSAPSALLVIIVVLFPIGLLILVIVNMVRLVQDRIQQRPGSGLRLRFLAANVFIVLLAAIPQGIMSITFMAGAMDTWFNPESVQAIRGGLAISIGYYSERVDDLESFADSPVVQGLLSSALSEPERAWENLQSLSPRLDAIQVWGPQGEELFHAGVPEVRIGEEQLRLARAGFVAKESAGEVSFLRIIVPTGPFSDHRAMLALRLPSGFDQNAERLTRTLETFSQVERFQPLFLLGVMIFYLAFAVPLILLSLLVSFTLSDEIMRPIESLEEATRRVAAGDYSYRILSRSGGDISHLVDSFNSMIQELDTTRRKIRQTEKVAAWQEIAQRLAHEIKNPLTPIQLSAERLLQKYRRGDENFSETLERSVGSIIREVNGLAAMLTEFRNFSTLPKPTVRTFALLGLLEEASDLYRHEAGVQFDFSEVPVDFELQADPDMLRRVFANLWRNAVEAMNGEGRILVRADVVKKGRSSYARIQVQDTGPGIRPEEQEKVFHPYFTTKPHGTGLGLAIVERILFDHNGSIWFETQPGDGTTFFMDFPLE from the coding sequence ATGAGAGCGCGGCGAACAACCGGTGCGTCGATGACCGGGATTGCCAGCCTGATCCTCATGTACGTAGCCGCTACCGCGATGGTGGTGGCGCTGGCACGCCGGATTCTGATCGATGTGACTTTTCTCGGTTCTGCCCCGAGTGCACTGCTGGTGATTATTGTGGTGCTGTTTCCGATAGGGCTGCTGATCCTGGTGATCGTCAATATGGTGCGGTTGGTACAGGATCGCATCCAGCAGCGCCCCGGCAGCGGGCTGCGACTGAGATTCCTGGCGGCAAATGTCTTTATTGTGCTCCTGGCCGCAATCCCGCAGGGGATCATGTCGATAACCTTTATGGCCGGGGCAATGGATACCTGGTTCAATCCCGAGTCGGTACAGGCGATCCGGGGCGGACTGGCTATTTCGATCGGCTACTACAGCGAACGGGTTGATGATCTTGAGTCATTTGCCGACAGTCCGGTGGTGCAGGGACTGCTGAGTTCAGCCCTTTCCGAGCCGGAGCGGGCCTGGGAGAACCTGCAGTCACTTTCCCCGCGTCTGGATGCGATCCAGGTGTGGGGGCCGCAGGGCGAAGAGCTGTTCCATGCCGGGGTACCCGAGGTACGTATCGGTGAGGAGCAGCTGCGGCTTGCGCGAGCCGGGTTTGTGGCCAAGGAAAGTGCCGGTGAGGTCAGCTTCCTTCGCATAATTGTACCAACCGGGCCGTTCAGTGATCATCGGGCAATGCTGGCACTCCGGCTGCCGTCCGGATTCGATCAGAATGCGGAGCGCCTTACCCGGACCCTGGAAACATTCTCCCAGGTGGAGCGCTTTCAACCGCTGTTTCTGCTGGGGGTAATGATTTTCTACCTGGCTTTCGCCGTGCCGCTGATCCTGCTGTCGCTGCTGGTAAGCTTTACCCTGAGCGATGAGATCATGCGACCGATCGAGAGCCTTGAGGAGGCGACCCGCCGGGTTGCCGCGGGTGATTACAGCTACCGGATTCTTTCGCGTTCCGGTGGTGATATCTCCCATCTGGTAGATTCCTTTAACAGCATGATACAGGAGCTGGATACCACCCGTCGGAAGATCCGGCAGACCGAAAAGGTCGCTGCCTGGCAGGAGATCGCCCAGCGACTGGCGCATGAGATCAAGAATCCGTTGACCCCGATACAGCTTTCAGCGGAGCGTCTGCTGCAGAAATACCGGCGTGGCGATGAAAACTTCTCCGAAACACTGGAGCGGTCGGTCGGTTCGATTATCCGCGAGGTGAATGGTCTGGCGGCGATGCTCACCGAGTTTCGCAATTTCAGCACCCTTCCCAAGCCCACCGTTCGGACCTTCGCACTGCTGGGGCTGCTGGAGGAGGCCAGTGACCTCTATCGGCATGAGGCCGGGGTGCAGTTTGATTTCAGCGAGGTGCCGGTGGATTTCGAGTTGCAAGCCGACCCCGACATGCTACGTCGGGTGTTTGCCAATCTCTGGCGCAACGCGGTGGAAGCAATGAACGGTGAGGGGCGGATACTGGTGCGCGCCGATGTTGTAAAAAAGGGTCGCAGCAGCTATGCTCGAATTCAGGTGCAGGATACCGGGCCGGGAATCAGGCCGGAAGAGCAGGAGAAGGTTTTTCACCCGTATTTTACCACCAAGCCGCATGGCACCGGACTGGGGCTGGCGATAGTTGAGCGTATCCTGTTTGATCACAATGGATCGATCTGGTTTGAGACACAGCCCGGAGACGGAACCACATTCTTTATGGATTTTCCACTGGAGTAA
- a CDS encoding HPr family phosphocarrier protein: protein MTEKDVTIQNRAGIHARPAAMIVQTASKFQSSIHLSREDEKINAKSIMGIITLGAGYQTVLTVSAEGDDESEAVDAIVGLFEKKFEEE from the coding sequence ATGACAGAAAAAGACGTGACCATACAAAACCGTGCCGGTATACATGCGCGGCCGGCAGCGATGATCGTGCAGACTGCCAGCAAGTTTCAGTCCTCGATTCACCTGAGTCGTGAAGACGAAAAGATAAACGCGAAATCCATAATGGGCATCATTACCCTGGGAGCCGGGTATCAGACTGTACTGACCGTAAGTGCGGAGGGCGATGATGAGTCGGAAGCAGTTGATGCGATTGTCGGACTGTTCGAGAAAAAGTTCGAAGAGGAGTAG
- the hprK gene encoding HPr(Ser) kinase/phosphatase yields MKKFTVLDLVDLDLKEHNALNLVCLGGRPGLTREITMPDLNRPGLALSGFFDNFGFNRIQVFGRGEHAYLQMLEREGRDDTLKELFSRTFPCAIFTHSLQPTDVFLRLAEESETPVLQSDLTTSTFVARIIRALSSVFAPRQTMHGVLVEVFGIGVLLLGDSGVGKSEAALELVERKHRLVADDAVEVRNVSGNVLLGSGANKALGHHMEIRGLGIINITHLFGVGAIRDSKQIQLLVRLEAWDNTKEYDRIGAEEQYEDILGVKVPSLQVPVKPGRNIPIIIETAAMNERLKKMGYFSAKEFNQSVLKWLETENARRLYFQKNNL; encoded by the coding sequence ATGAAGAAGTTCACGGTACTCGATCTGGTTGATCTGGACTTGAAGGAACACAATGCCCTCAATCTGGTCTGTCTCGGGGGGCGCCCCGGGCTGACCAGAGAGATCACCATGCCCGATCTTAACCGACCGGGTCTGGCTCTGAGCGGGTTTTTTGACAACTTCGGTTTCAACCGGATTCAGGTGTTTGGTCGCGGCGAGCACGCCTATCTGCAGATGCTGGAGCGTGAGGGGCGTGATGATACCCTGAAGGAGTTGTTCAGCCGGACCTTCCCCTGTGCGATTTTTACCCATTCCCTGCAGCCGACCGATGTTTTCCTGCGTCTGGCCGAGGAGTCCGAAACCCCGGTACTGCAGTCCGATCTGACGACATCCACCTTTGTGGCACGGATAATCCGGGCCCTTTCGAGTGTGTTTGCGCCACGTCAGACAATGCACGGGGTGCTGGTTGAGGTGTTCGGGATCGGGGTGCTGCTGCTTGGCGACAGTGGGGTCGGGAAGAGTGAGGCTGCGCTGGAACTGGTTGAACGCAAGCATCGACTTGTTGCCGATGATGCGGTCGAGGTGCGCAACGTCAGCGGCAATGTTCTGCTGGGTTCGGGTGCCAATAAGGCCCTGGGGCATCACATGGAGATTCGCGGGTTGGGGATCATCAATATAACCCACCTGTTCGGGGTGGGCGCCATCCGGGACTCCAAGCAGATTCAGCTGCTGGTTCGCCTTGAGGCCTGGGATAACACCAAAGAGTACGACCGCATCGGTGCGGAGGAGCAGTACGAGGATATTCTCGGGGTAAAGGTACCAAGCCTGCAGGTGCCGGTGAAGCCGGGGCGGAACATCCCGATAATTATCGAGACTGCAGCGATGAACGAGCGTCTGAAAAAGATGGGGTATTTCTCGGCCAAGGAGTTCAACCAGAGCGTGTTGAAGTGGCTGGAGACCGAGAATGCCAGGCGCCTGTATTTTCAGAAAAATAATCTCTAG
- a CDS encoding HPF/RaiA family ribosome-associated protein: protein MLIDIKGVHFNVPDDIKEFIETKLHKIDFARDKIIELHFTLTQQPKGYVLETNIHFRWGKVAHLRVEDHHLRPGLEKLISKTKEKVTKEKEIIQEH, encoded by the coding sequence ATGCTAATCGACATCAAGGGTGTTCATTTTAACGTCCCGGACGACATCAAGGAATTCATCGAAACCAAGCTGCACAAGATTGATTTCGCCAGGGACAAGATCATTGAGCTGCACTTTACCCTGACGCAGCAGCCGAAGGGCTATGTCCTCGAGACGAATATTCACTTCCGCTGGGGCAAGGTCGCCCATCTGCGGGTCGAGGATCATCATCTGCGCCCCGGGCTTGAGAAACTGATCTCCAAGACCAAGGAAAAGGTCACCAAGGAGAAGGAGATCATCCAGGAACACTAA
- the rpoN gene encoding RNA polymerase factor sigma-54, giving the protein MQSQRPVLVQQQRLKLSPQLYQSIQLMALPLVDLRQRIADELEANPALELVRDGNTVSLEDRPDRADGADGDPTIFRDDVSYDVSYGGGYDFEGRDNKHSFIEGALARPESLQDHLVQQLRLQPVNDDVAAVAELLIHSLDENGFLRESPEKIVPAELQPYIGEAQALVSQLDPLGTCVMNYRESLQVQLAMLDEVPAIAAEIVGSHLDMVQKQRFSELARKLRSDEETVMRSVAIIKTLNPFPGRLYSADTPRYIIPDLSIENRDGELVIVMNDDVVPVLGVNDFFSELGRQGSKGDKSFAKGYVKNAQWFINSIELRNQTLFKVARAIVDFQREFFFRGAKYLRPLTLKDIADEIEVHETTVSRITSSKYVQTEWGIYELKYFFSNSVGGSSKDSPYSKEGVKQIIKEILDEAAGSRLSDQKISDLLQKRGITIARRTVAKYRKELDIDSSYER; this is encoded by the coding sequence GTGCAGAGTCAGCGTCCGGTTCTGGTGCAGCAGCAGCGTCTCAAGCTCAGTCCACAGTTGTATCAGAGCATACAGCTGATGGCGCTGCCGCTGGTGGATCTGCGACAGCGGATTGCAGACGAACTGGAAGCCAATCCGGCACTCGAGCTTGTAAGGGATGGCAATACGGTTTCGCTGGAGGATCGACCGGATCGTGCAGATGGTGCCGACGGGGATCCGACAATATTCCGTGACGATGTCAGCTACGACGTTTCCTATGGCGGCGGCTATGATTTTGAAGGACGGGACAACAAGCACAGCTTTATCGAGGGGGCCCTGGCTCGCCCGGAAAGCCTGCAGGACCATCTGGTGCAGCAGCTGCGGCTGCAGCCGGTGAATGACGATGTTGCAGCGGTCGCAGAACTCCTGATTCATTCCCTGGATGAGAACGGTTTTTTACGCGAATCGCCGGAAAAGATTGTGCCGGCAGAGCTGCAGCCCTACATCGGGGAGGCGCAGGCACTGGTGTCGCAGCTGGATCCCCTTGGTACCTGTGTAATGAATTATCGGGAGTCGCTGCAGGTACAGCTAGCTATGCTCGATGAGGTGCCGGCTATCGCAGCCGAGATCGTTGGTTCACATCTGGACATGGTGCAGAAACAGCGGTTCAGCGAGCTGGCACGAAAACTGCGCAGTGACGAGGAAACCGTGATGCGATCGGTAGCGATCATCAAGACCCTGAATCCCTTCCCTGGACGGCTCTACAGCGCCGACACCCCCCGTTACATTATTCCCGATCTCAGTATCGAGAATCGTGACGGCGAGCTGGTGATTGTGATGAACGACGATGTGGTACCGGTTCTGGGAGTGAATGATTTTTTTTCCGAGCTCGGACGACAGGGAAGCAAGGGTGACAAATCCTTCGCCAAAGGGTATGTTAAAAATGCGCAATGGTTTATTAATAGTATCGAGCTGCGGAACCAGACCCTGTTCAAGGTGGCGCGTGCCATCGTGGATTTTCAGCGCGAGTTCTTTTTCCGGGGGGCCAAGTATCTTCGCCCACTCACCCTGAAGGACATCGCGGACGAGATTGAGGTGCATGAGACAACAGTGAGTCGGATCACCTCCTCCAAGTACGTTCAGACGGAGTGGGGCATCTACGAGCTGAAGTACTTTTTCTCGAATTCGGTTGGCGGAAGCAGCAAGGATTCCCCATATTCGAAGGAAGGGGTCAAGCAGATAATCAAGGAGATCCTGGATGAAGCAGCCGGAAGCCGGCTCAGCGACCAGAAGATTTCCGATCTGCTGCAGAAACGCGGGATTACGATCGCCCGGCGGACCGTTGCAAAGTATCGTAAGGAACTTGATATCGACTCGTCATACGAGCGATAG
- the lptB gene encoding LPS export ABC transporter ATP-binding protein, whose protein sequence is MSRLAVSDLHKSFGKKEVVRGVDMHMEAGEIVGFLGPNGAGKTTCFYMIVGFIRPSAGTILLNDHDITHRPMYQRARAGISYLPQEPSVFRKMSVEQNVWAILETRKDLDYSGKRDRLELLLDELGIQAVRHQKAFTLSGGERRRTEIARALAIEPKFLLLDEPFAGIDPIAVYEIKQIIRDLTRKNIGVLITDHNVRDTLEITNRSYVLKDGQIMVSGSRDEVMQSEVARRVYLGDTFQM, encoded by the coding sequence ATGAGCCGGCTGGCAGTAAGCGATCTGCACAAATCATTCGGAAAAAAAGAAGTAGTTCGCGGTGTCGATATGCACATGGAGGCCGGTGAGATCGTGGGCTTTCTGGGACCGAACGGTGCCGGGAAAACCACCTGCTTTTACATGATCGTTGGATTTATCCGGCCCAGTGCCGGCACTATTCTGTTGAATGATCATGATATTACCCATCGACCAATGTATCAGCGGGCCCGCGCCGGGATATCCTACCTGCCCCAGGAGCCTTCGGTGTTTCGCAAGATGAGTGTAGAGCAGAACGTCTGGGCTATCCTGGAAACCAGAAAGGATCTGGATTATTCCGGTAAACGTGACCGGCTGGAGCTGCTCCTGGATGAGCTTGGCATCCAGGCTGTCCGTCACCAGAAGGCTTTTACCCTGTCTGGCGGAGAGCGCAGACGTACCGAGATAGCTCGTGCCCTGGCAATCGAGCCAAAGTTTCTGCTGCTGGATGAACCCTTCGCCGGGATTGATCCGATAGCGGTCTATGAAATCAAACAGATTATCCGCGACCTGACCCGGAAGAATATCGGCGTGCTGATCACCGACCATAATGTTCGTGACACCCTGGAGATTACCAACCGCAGCTATGTGCTGAAGGATGGTCAGATAATGGTGTCCGGCAGCCGGGATGAGGTGATGCAGAGTGAGGTTGCCCGCCGGGTGTATCTGGGCGACACCTTTCAGATGTAG
- the lptC gene encoding LPS export ABC transporter periplasmic protein LptC: MIQIRHAWLFTAAMLLVLGACSLEYDMLDDGDANGRPELELSRLQHTVVRSGRIQLQVHAEHSRTFQGERRQELIDVYFWEFDRDGAVASEGRADQAEVELESEDITFSGGIQLYSHQEEAGIHAEFLEWNSENRRLQGRDGERVSIIRDDGSTIYGSGFLADMRHRSLEFRSQVEGAFVDNGTSDDSAAAAEDP; encoded by the coding sequence ATGATACAAATCCGCCATGCCTGGTTGTTCACGGCAGCCATGCTGCTGGTGCTGGGCGCCTGCTCACTGGAATACGATATGCTGGATGACGGCGATGCCAACGGCCGCCCCGAGCTCGAGCTGAGCCGATTGCAGCATACGGTGGTGCGATCCGGCAGGATTCAGCTGCAGGTGCATGCCGAACACAGTCGTACCTTTCAGGGTGAGCGCCGTCAGGAACTGATTGATGTGTACTTCTGGGAGTTTGACCGTGATGGTGCGGTGGCATCCGAGGGGCGGGCCGATCAGGCCGAGGTTGAGCTGGAAAGTGAGGACATCACCTTCAGCGGCGGGATCCAGCTGTACAGCCACCAGGAAGAGGCCGGTATTCATGCCGAATTCCTCGAATGGAACAGCGAAAACCGCCGACTCCAGGGTCGGGACGGTGAGCGGGTGTCGATAATCCGCGACGATGGCAGCACGATTTACGGCAGCGGATTTCTGGCGGATATGCGGCATCGTTCGCTGGAGTTTCGCAGCCAGGTCGAGGGGGCCTTTGTAGACAATGGCACGTCAGACGATTCCGCAGCCGCAGCAGAGGATCCCTGA
- a CDS encoding CTP synthase, whose amino-acid sequence MKKYIIVTGGVCSSLGKGISASALGSLLESRGLTVQLIKIDPYINVDAGTMSPYQHGEVYVTDDGAETDLDLGNYARFTSSPLSRSNSITTGQIYQEVIQREREGRYLGRTVQVIPHITDRIKHRIYAVGEGQDVDVTIVEIGGTVGDIESYPFIEAARQMVHELGHANVISVHVTLVPVLPGDELKTKPTQHSVKEMRAIGIQPDVLLCRAPHVLDEDMRRKIALFTNVDPDAVISAYDVPTIYQVPLAFHEQGADQLIIDRLGLSCGPAAIAPWEKMVHTLTSAKKKIRIAVVGKYIDLQDSYKSVDEALYHGGIANSTQVELVKLDSEKLEKEADLGKVFAGISGILVPGGFGGRGVLGMIQTAEFARTHGIPYFGICLGMQIMVIEYARNVLGLPDADSSEFAPDCAYPVISLLEDQVDIQNYGGTMRLGSNDSLLNDGTLIRQAYGAEVISERHRHRYEVNNRYRDQLAEAGLIVGATTTDTKLVESVQWPQHSWGVGVQFHPEFKSQPTRPHPLFAGFIAAAVAAKPFKPGSEGAPKPDEGA is encoded by the coding sequence ATGAAGAAGTATATAATCGTGACCGGGGGTGTATGCTCCTCTCTGGGAAAAGGTATTTCGGCATCAGCTCTGGGCAGTCTGCTGGAAAGTCGCGGACTGACTGTCCAGCTGATCAAGATCGATCCGTACATCAATGTTGATGCCGGGACCATGAGTCCGTATCAGCATGGCGAGGTATATGTTACCGATGACGGGGCCGAAACCGACCTGGATCTGGGAAACTATGCCCGCTTCACCAGTTCGCCGTTATCGCGATCCAACTCCATTACCACCGGACAGATCTATCAGGAAGTCATTCAGCGCGAACGTGAGGGTCGCTATCTCGGGCGAACCGTGCAGGTAATCCCTCATATCACCGATCGCATCAAGCATCGTATCTACGCCGTTGGTGAGGGTCAGGATGTTGATGTAACCATCGTCGAGATTGGGGGAACTGTCGGGGATATCGAGTCCTATCCGTTCATCGAGGCTGCCCGGCAGATGGTGCATGAACTGGGACACGCCAATGTGATTTCGGTGCATGTAACCCTTGTACCGGTATTGCCCGGGGATGAGCTCAAGACCAAACCTACTCAGCACTCGGTCAAGGAGATGCGGGCGATCGGTATTCAGCCGGATGTACTGTTGTGCCGTGCCCCGCATGTGCTGGACGAGGACATGCGACGCAAGATTGCGCTCTTTACCAATGTGGATCCCGATGCGGTTATCAGTGCCTATGATGTGCCGACTATCTATCAGGTGCCCCTGGCCTTTCATGAGCAGGGTGCCGACCAGCTGATAATCGATCGGCTTGGGCTGTCGTGCGGGCCAGCAGCGATTGCCCCCTGGGAAAAGATGGTGCACACCCTTACCTCGGCAAAGAAGAAGATCCGGATCGCGGTGGTCGGCAAATATATCGATCTGCAGGATTCGTACAAATCGGTGGATGAGGCCCTGTATCACGGCGGGATCGCGAACTCGACCCAGGTTGAGCTGGTAAAGCTGGATTCCGAAAAACTGGAGAAGGAGGCAGACCTGGGGAAGGTCTTCGCCGGAATCTCCGGAATACTGGTGCCGGGAGGATTCGGCGGACGCGGGGTGCTGGGTATGATCCAGACTGCGGAGTTCGCCCGTACCCACGGGATACCGTATTTCGGTATCTGCCTGGGGATGCAGATCATGGTGATCGAGTACGCCCGCAACGTACTGGGGCTGCCTGATGCCGACTCGAGCGAGTTTGCGCCCGACTGTGCCTATCCGGTGATCAGTCTGCTCGAGGATCAGGTGGATATTCAGAACTATGGTGGTACCATGCGGCTGGGCAGCAATGACAGCCTGCTGAACGATGGCACCCTGATACGACAGGCCTACGGCGCGGAGGTGATCTCGGAACGCCACCGGCATCGGTACGAGGTAAACAACCGGTATCGGGATCAGCTGGCTGAGGCGGGGCTGATCGTTGGCGCCACAACCACCGACACCAAACTGGTCGAATCGGTGCAGTGGCCGCAGCACAGCTGGGGTGTCGGGGTGCAGTTTCATCCCGAGTTCAAATCGCAGCCTACACGGCCGCACCCCCTGTTCGCCGGGTTTATTGCGGCGGCGGTAGCAGCCAAGCCGTTCAAGCCGGGGAGTGAGGGCGCTCCCAAACCGGATGAGGGCGCATGA
- a CDS encoding CheR family methyltransferase has product MSDFLHDNDFERFRNLIYDESGIHFSTTNRSILESRLKERLKRSGLDSIDDYFQLIRRNEEELKILLDSVTTNLTRFFRNTAHFQTFEHFVIPDLLEYKRARGDRKLRIWSAGCSTGEEPYTIAMILREILPADFSFEIVASDISLKSVMIGKEGYYSDNRMNGVPPGYLAKYFTRMEGGYQVSDEIKQHIRFDYHNLKNDSGLRNLDIVFCRNVLIYFDEAAQKAVVNRFWDTLAGYAYLYIGHSESLFGMGTSFEFVKTDWACVYRKKV; this is encoded by the coding sequence ATGTCGGATTTTTTACACGATAACGATTTCGAGCGCTTTCGCAACCTCATCTACGATGAAAGCGGCATACATTTCTCCACCACCAATCGGTCTATTCTGGAGAGCAGGCTCAAGGAGCGCCTGAAGCGTTCCGGGCTCGACAGCATTGACGACTACTTCCAGCTGATCCGACGCAACGAGGAAGAACTCAAGATACTGCTTGATTCGGTAACCACCAATCTGACCAGATTCTTCCGCAACACCGCTCATTTTCAGACCTTTGAACATTTTGTGATTCCCGATCTGCTTGAGTACAAGCGTGCTCGCGGGGACCGCAAACTCCGCATCTGGAGTGCCGGCTGCTCCACCGGGGAGGAACCCTACACCATCGCCATGATCCTGCGGGAAATTCTGCCCGCAGATTTCTCCTTCGAGATCGTTGCCTCCGACATCAGCCTGAAATCTGTCATGATCGGCAAGGAAGGCTACTACTCCGATAACCGCATGAACGGTGTGCCCCCGGGTTATCTGGCCAAGTACTTTACCCGCATGGAAGGCGGGTATCAGGTCTCCGATGAGATCAAGCAGCACATAAGGTTTGACTATCACAACCTGAAGAATGACAGTGGGCTGCGCAATCTGGACATCGTGTTCTGCCGCAACGTCCTGATCTATTTTGATGAAGCAGCACAAAAGGCGGTGGTCAACCGCTTCTGGGACACCCTGGCTGGCTACGCCTATCTCTACATCGGCCACTCGGAGTCCCTGTTCGGCATGGGTACCAGTTTCGAGTTTGTAAAAACCGACTGGGCCTGCGTATACCGCAAGAAGGTCTGA